One window of the Octopus sinensis linkage group LG3, ASM634580v1, whole genome shotgun sequence genome contains the following:
- the LOC115209686 gene encoding syntaxin-5 yields MTCRDRTNEFLSAVESIQSRQNNTVVTSRSPVTKSKLQRTEFTVKAKYIGRDLANTFAKLEKLTLLAKRKSLFDDKPTEIQDLTFIIKQDIGSLNKQIGELQEIARAQKYHNGRHQQTHSSSVVVALQSRLATMSNEFKTVLEVRTENLKQQKTRREQFSQSAVFPLTTMSGEGSVLLNEDEADRTKPNDLSIDMSFSQRQHQDQIQLIDEQDAYVRNRAETMQNIESTIVELGTVFQRLATMVKEQEEMVNRIDSNVDNAELNIEMAHGEILKYFQSVSSNRWLMLKIFCVLIVFFIIFVVFMA; encoded by the coding sequence ATGACGTGTCGGGATCGAACTAATGAGTTTCTGTCGGCAGTTGAATCAATACAGTCGCGACAAAACAACACAGTCGTCACATCACGATCTCCAGTTACCAAAAGTAAGTTACAACGAACTGAGTTTACTGTTAAGGCGAAGTACATCGGCCGAGATTTAGCTAATACTTTCGCCAAACTTGAAAAGCTTACTTTATTAGCCAAACGGAAATCCTTGTTTGATGACAAACCCACAGAAATTCAAGATCTTACGTTTATTATAAAACAAGATATCGGTTCTTTAAACAAACAGATCGGTGAGTTGCAGGAAATAGCACGAGCACAAAAATATCATAATGGTCGTCACCAACAAACGCATTCTTCTTCGGTGGTGGTCGCTCTGCAGTCAAGATTGGCCACAATGTCTAACGAATTCAAAACAGTCCTAGAAGTACGTACGGAAAACTTAAAGCAACAGAAAACACGCCGTGAGCAGTTCTCTCAATCAGCTGTTTTCCCACTTACGACCATGTCTGGGGAGGGTTCGGTGTTATTAAACGAAGATGAAGCCGATCGGACAAAACCAAATGACTTGTCAATTGATATGAGTTTTTCACAACGGCAACATCAAGACCAAATTCAACTAATTGATGAACAAGATGCTTACGTTCGAAACCGGGCAGAAACAATGCAAAATATTGAATCTACCATTGTGGAATTAGGCACTGTTTTCCAAAGACTTGCTACAATggtaaaagaacaagaagaaatggTAAATAGGATCGACTCAAACGTTGACAATGCTGAGCTTAATATAGAAATGGCTCACGGCGAGATATTGAAATACTTTCAATCTGTTTCTTCAAATAGATGGCTCATGCTCAAAATTTTCTGTGTTCTTAtagtatttttcattatatttgttgtatttatgGCCTGA